A genomic segment from Microcella flavibacter encodes:
- a CDS encoding AAA family ATPase — protein MWVSRLRINGGFLNGLDVSFIKGLNVVVGPRGAGKTTLLELIRHAIGAEHADRQRETARQALLAAVLGSGEAIVDLEDANGGSQIIVDAKGRGRRPELSHSVLVLGQSELEDIASDPASRLRLLDLRAGDAQSVPDRSRIANLTRRLFESRRVLEDLREESLKRPGLEADREIFKSQEAAIVGESGSPLASQRDQLNAVEEKSSALARKLDGLTRAREANAKLHETVALASEIATRLAMLARDSIGAAGDLSSHIARVEELLSMATGESGRIDREIRIQTDTSVAAESGLKETAAPLRATLEETEAGLGQLTAQIRNVNAQLLELDAVDAQISVLEQELQTMRAERDFEYATVEAAEERLFRARLAVAKVTSQEIDNHIVVSVQHLSDTRELRTLLLERLKGTHTRSSLIDSLAARVLPRFLLEIVEAQDVLALASAGDLTHDQAARVIGALDSPDALASLSQVALLDSVDFLLRDGAVDKSVETLSTGQKCAVTLPIVLSERDRTLILDQPEDHLDNAYLVDHVVTGMVRRSASAVQTIVATHNANIPVLGSAGRVFVMASDGQHGHVRADGKFDEQPIVDAITSLMEGGRDAFARRSAFYEEHGSLL, from the coding sequence ATGTGGGTATCCAGGCTCCGAATCAATGGTGGGTTCCTGAACGGACTAGACGTTTCCTTCATCAAGGGGTTGAACGTTGTTGTCGGTCCGCGAGGCGCGGGCAAGACGACTTTGCTGGAGCTGATCCGCCACGCCATAGGGGCCGAACATGCCGACCGGCAACGCGAGACCGCTCGTCAAGCTCTACTTGCGGCCGTCCTTGGCTCTGGGGAGGCCATAGTGGACCTCGAAGACGCTAACGGTGGTTCCCAGATCATCGTCGACGCGAAGGGGCGCGGGCGCAGACCGGAGCTGTCGCATTCTGTCTTGGTACTCGGCCAAAGCGAGCTCGAGGACATCGCTTCCGATCCGGCTAGCAGACTTCGCCTGCTCGACCTTCGGGCGGGCGATGCCCAATCTGTGCCCGATCGATCAAGGATCGCCAACCTAACTCGGCGACTGTTCGAGTCAAGGAGAGTTCTTGAAGACCTCCGCGAGGAGTCGCTCAAGCGCCCTGGGCTCGAAGCCGACCGTGAAATTTTCAAGTCGCAGGAGGCAGCGATTGTTGGAGAGTCCGGTAGCCCCCTTGCATCCCAGCGCGACCAACTCAACGCAGTGGAAGAGAAATCGAGTGCACTCGCTAGAAAGCTTGATGGACTCACGAGGGCCAGGGAAGCTAACGCGAAACTTCACGAGACTGTAGCGCTTGCGTCAGAAATCGCTACGCGCCTTGCTATGCTGGCGCGCGATTCGATCGGGGCCGCGGGCGACCTGTCATCGCACATTGCTCGCGTTGAAGAGCTCCTGAGCATGGCTACTGGCGAGTCTGGTCGCATTGACCGCGAAATAAGAATACAAACAGATACTTCCGTCGCTGCCGAGAGCGGTTTGAAGGAAACTGCCGCGCCCCTAAGGGCAACTCTGGAAGAAACCGAGGCCGGTCTGGGGCAATTGACTGCGCAGATCAGAAATGTGAATGCACAGTTGCTCGAGCTTGATGCCGTGGACGCGCAAATATCCGTCCTCGAGCAGGAATTGCAGACAATGCGTGCTGAGAGGGATTTTGAGTACGCGACTGTTGAGGCCGCGGAAGAAAGACTTTTTCGCGCTCGACTGGCTGTAGCGAAAGTCACATCGCAGGAGATCGATAATCACATCGTTGTATCGGTTCAGCACCTGTCCGACACCCGGGAACTGCGAACGTTGTTGCTCGAACGGTTGAAGGGCACGCACACCAGGTCGTCATTGATTGACTCGCTGGCTGCACGAGTTCTGCCGCGCTTCCTGTTGGAGATTGTGGAGGCACAGGACGTGCTCGCTTTAGCTTCGGCAGGCGATCTGACGCACGATCAAGCAGCTCGGGTCATCGGCGCCCTCGATTCGCCCGATGCCCTGGCTAGTTTGTCGCAAGTCGCACTTTTGGACAGCGTTGACTTCTTGCTACGAGATGGTGCGGTCGACAAGAGCGTGGAAACCCTATCGACCGGACAAAAATGTGCCGTTACCCTGCCGATCGTCCTGTCTGAGCGTGACCGCACGCTGATCTTGGACCAACCAGAAGACCATCTTGATAATGCATACCTTGTGGATCATGTCGTTACCGGGATGGTGAGACGATCGGCAAGTGCCGTTCAGACCATCGTTGCTACGCACAATGCCAACATCCCGGTATTGGGCTCTGCCGGACGCGTTTTCGTGATGGCTAGTGATGGTCAACATGGCCACGTGCGGGCAGATGGGAAATTCGATGAGCAACCCATCGTTGATGCGATCACAAGCCTAATGGAAGGTGGACGGGACGCTTTCGCGCGCAGATCCGCGTTTTACGAAGAGCACGGCAGTCTTCTCTAG
- a CDS encoding SGNH/GDSL hydrolase family protein: MAPSLRTPWLRRRRQWDARAALPGDLVYAALGDSAAQGIGARHLETSYVGRLADRLERHSGRSVRVVNLSRYGARVDDAIERQLPAALALERVDVMTVAIGANDMRAADHEGFLACFDALLAQLPAHAIVADLPCFHFGEREFDAWRTSQAMADRVRAAGLAFAPLHRVTELRRGWGSFPEFTWDQFHPSDLGYRVWESAFAGAVTRRARVLRAS, encoded by the coding sequence ATGGCCCCCTCGCTGCGCACCCCCTGGCTGCGGCGGCGGCGGCAGTGGGATGCTCGCGCGGCGCTGCCCGGAGACCTCGTGTACGCGGCGCTCGGCGACTCCGCGGCGCAGGGCATCGGGGCGCGCCACCTCGAGACGAGCTACGTCGGCCGGCTGGCGGATCGGCTCGAGCGCCACTCCGGCCGCAGCGTGCGCGTCGTGAACCTCTCGCGCTACGGCGCCCGGGTCGACGATGCGATCGAGCGCCAGCTGCCGGCCGCCCTGGCGCTCGAGCGCGTCGACGTCATGACCGTCGCCATCGGGGCGAACGACATGCGCGCCGCCGACCACGAGGGCTTCCTCGCCTGCTTCGACGCGCTGCTCGCGCAGCTGCCCGCGCACGCGATCGTCGCCGACCTGCCGTGCTTCCACTTCGGCGAGCGCGAGTTCGACGCCTGGCGCACCTCGCAGGCGATGGCCGACCGCGTGCGCGCGGCCGGGCTGGCCTTCGCGCCCCTGCACCGGGTGACCGAGCTGCGGCGCGGCTGGGGCTCGTTCCCGGAGTTCACGTGGGATCAGTTCCACCCGAGCGATCTGGGCTACCGCGTGTGGGAGTCGGCGTTCGCCGGGGCGGTCACGCGGCGCGCGCGGGTGCTGCGGGCATCCTGA
- the radA gene encoding DNA repair protein RadA, translating to MARPTTSFRCTECGWTTAKWAGRCGECQQWGTVVEAGPAAVTPRTTSSRVVDARVARPITQIAPREQSHTPTGIGEFDRVLGGGIVPGAAILLSGEPGVGKSTLLLEVASRAAQSGQRVLYVSAEESTAQVRLRAGRTGALSDELYLASETDLSVILGQIDQVRPSLVIVDSVQTVASPLIDGLAGGVAQVKEVAATLIRVAKERDLPVLLVGHVTKDGTIAGPRMLEHLVDVVCQFEGDRQTALRFVRAHKNRFGPTDEVGCFEMTGEGIAEVADPSVLFRSNATVPVSGTCVAIAMEGRRAIPVEVQALIVASKAPQPRRVVNGVDASRVAMLLAVLERRCGMPLSEYDVYVSTVGGIRLTEPGADLAIALAIASARREKALDGHLAAIGEISLAGEIRAVTGAPQRAAEGRRLGYRTMIDAGAVHVREAVRLAFASARDEKVDVPEF from the coding sequence ATGGCCCGCCCGACCACCTCCTTCCGCTGCACCGAGTGCGGCTGGACGACCGCGAAGTGGGCCGGCCGCTGCGGCGAGTGCCAGCAGTGGGGCACGGTCGTCGAGGCCGGGCCGGCGGCCGTCACGCCGCGCACGACGTCGTCGCGCGTCGTCGACGCCCGCGTCGCCCGCCCCATCACCCAGATCGCCCCGCGCGAGCAGAGCCATACGCCCACGGGCATCGGCGAGTTCGATCGCGTGCTCGGCGGGGGCATCGTGCCCGGCGCCGCCATCCTGCTGTCGGGCGAGCCCGGCGTCGGCAAGTCGACCCTGCTGCTCGAGGTCGCCTCGCGCGCCGCGCAGTCGGGGCAGCGTGTGCTCTACGTCTCGGCGGAGGAGTCGACGGCCCAGGTGCGCCTGCGCGCGGGGCGCACGGGCGCCCTCAGCGACGAGCTCTACCTCGCGAGCGAGACCGACCTCTCCGTCATCCTCGGCCAGATCGACCAGGTGCGGCCCTCCCTCGTCATCGTCGACTCGGTGCAGACCGTTGCCTCACCGCTCATCGACGGCCTCGCCGGCGGCGTCGCCCAGGTGAAGGAGGTCGCGGCGACCCTCATCCGCGTCGCCAAGGAGCGCGATCTGCCCGTGCTGCTCGTCGGGCACGTCACGAAGGACGGCACGATCGCCGGCCCGCGCATGCTCGAGCACCTCGTCGACGTCGTCTGCCAGTTCGAGGGCGACCGCCAGACGGCCCTGAGGTTCGTGCGCGCCCACAAGAACCGCTTCGGCCCCACCGACGAGGTCGGCTGCTTCGAGATGACCGGCGAGGGCATCGCCGAGGTCGCCGACCCCTCCGTGCTGTTCCGCTCCAACGCCACCGTGCCCGTCAGCGGCACCTGCGTCGCCATCGCCATGGAGGGCCGCCGCGCCATCCCCGTAGAGGTGCAGGCGCTCATCGTCGCCTCCAAGGCCCCGCAGCCGCGCCGCGTCGTCAACGGCGTCGACGCCTCCCGCGTCGCCATGCTGCTCGCCGTGCTCGAGCGCCGCTGCGGCATGCCGCTGTCGGAGTACGACGTCTACGTCTCCACCGTCGGCGGCATCCGCCTCACCGAGCCCGGCGCCGACCTCGCCATCGCCCTCGCCATCGCGAGCGCCCGCCGCGAGAAGGCGCTCGACGGGCACCTCGCCGCCATCGGCGAGATCAGCCTCGCCGGCGAGATCCGCGCCGTCACGGGCGCCCCGCAGCGCGCGGCCGAAGGGCGGCGGCTCGGCTACCGCACCATGATCGACGCCGGCGCCGTGCACGTGCGCGAGGCGGTGCGGCTCGCGTTCGCGAGCGCGCGCGACGAGAAGGTCGACGTTCCCGAGTTCTAG
- a CDS encoding SseB family protein, which produces MPKKKRPSRSGGPQRGARPAALPESTLPPEQRLAAALEKQDAAAVAFALRNDHVIVPLLPVDGPPQVRVFRQGEAEKYMLLLFSSPETYVAMLPQETDHRVLAYDRATLTDFIRQNIGVLEAIWFDLAGPHSMQAEPQDVLGALLLEADPAPADPASTDPAPAEPDGVEDRP; this is translated from the coding sequence ATGCCGAAGAAGAAGCGACCCTCCCGATCCGGCGGCCCGCAGCGCGGGGCGCGCCCCGCGGCCCTGCCCGAGTCGACGCTGCCGCCCGAGCAGCGCCTCGCAGCGGCCCTCGAGAAGCAGGATGCCGCTGCCGTGGCCTTCGCGCTGCGCAACGATCACGTGATCGTGCCGCTGCTGCCCGTCGACGGGCCCCCGCAGGTGCGGGTGTTCCGCCAGGGCGAGGCCGAGAAGTACATGCTGCTGCTGTTCTCGAGCCCCGAGACCTACGTGGCGATGCTGCCGCAGGAGACGGACCACCGCGTGCTCGCCTACGACCGCGCCACGCTGACCGACTTCATCCGGCAGAACATCGGCGTGCTCGAGGCGATCTGGTTCGACCTCGCCGGCCCGCACTCGATGCAGGCCGAGCCGCAGGACGTGCTCGGCGCGCTGCTGCTCGAGGCCGACCCGGCGCCCGCCGACCCCGCGTCCACTGACCCCGCGCCCGCCGAGCCTGACGGGGTCGAGGACCGCCCCTAG
- a CDS encoding amino-acid N-acetyltransferase has protein sequence MTSIPAPEPRSFSVRRARTADVRQIKQLVEPLVQQRILLGKDLVVFFESLQEFRVAIDDATGEVVGCGALHVLWEDLGEVRTLAVSDAWRGAGVGHALLERLVAEAAELGLTRLFCLTFEVDFFRRHGFAPIGEQLLVDPEAYMELVRSPDEGVAEFLDLSRVKPNTLGNTRMLRILA, from the coding sequence GTGACGAGCATCCCGGCCCCCGAGCCCCGCAGCTTCTCGGTGCGCCGCGCCCGCACCGCCGATGTGCGCCAGATCAAGCAGCTGGTCGAGCCGCTCGTCCAGCAGCGCATCCTGCTCGGCAAGGACCTCGTCGTGTTCTTCGAGTCGCTGCAGGAGTTCCGCGTCGCGATCGACGACGCCACCGGCGAGGTCGTCGGCTGCGGCGCCCTGCACGTGCTGTGGGAGGACCTCGGCGAGGTGCGCACGCTCGCGGTCTCCGACGCGTGGCGCGGCGCGGGCGTCGGCCATGCGCTGCTCGAGCGGCTTGTCGCCGAGGCGGCCGAGCTCGGCCTCACCCGCCTGTTCTGCCTCACCTTCGAGGTCGACTTCTTCCGCCGCCACGGCTTCGCGCCGATCGGCGAGCAGCTGCTGGTCGACCCCGAGGCGTACATGGAGCTCGTGCGCTCGCCCGACGAGGGCGTCGCCGAGTTCCTCGACCTGTCGCGGGTGAAGCCGAACACGCTCGGCAACACGCGCATGCTGCGCATCCTGGCCTGA
- a CDS encoding ATP-dependent Clp protease ATP-binding subunit — MFERFTDRARRVVVLAQEEAKMLNHNYIGTEHILLGLIHEGEGVAAKALESLNISLDAVREQVQDIIGQGQQQPTGHIPFTPRAKKVLELSLREALQLGHNYIGTEHILLGLIREGEGVAAQVLVKLGADLNRVRQQVIQLLSGYQGKEAVAVGGETTSGSDKGSQVLDQFGRNLTQAAREGKLDPVIGREKEAERVMQILSRRSKNNPVLIGEPGVGKTAVVEGLAQAIVKGEVPETLKDKQLYSLDLGSLIAGSRYRGDFEERLKKVTKEIRTRGDIIVFIDEIHTLVGAGAAEGAIDAASILKPLLARGELQTIGATTLDEYRKHFEKDAALERRFQPVQVHEPSLPHSINILKGLRDKYEAFHKVSITDGAIVSAVNLADRYVQDRFLPDKAIDLIDEAGARLRLSILSAPPELREFDEKIAGVRADKELAIENQDFEKAASLRDDEKKLLGERLRLEKQWRSGEAGVGGTVDEGVIAEVLAQATGIPVFKLTEEESSRLIFMEKALHQRVIGQEEAISVLAKTIRRTRAGLKDPKRPSGSFIFAGPTGVGKTELAKALAEFLFDDEGALIALDMSEYGEKHTVSRLFGAPPGFVGFEEGGQLTEKVRRKPFSVVLFDEIEKAHPDIFNSLLQVLEEGRLTDGQGRVVDFKNTVIIMTTNLGTKDITGGPVGFTLQGNSEASYSAMRGKVVEELKKHFKPEFLNRVDETIVFPQLNQDELLQIVDLFIKRLRERMMDRDLTIEVSTPAKAQLIKLGWDPSLGARPLRRAVQHEIEDALSERILHGTLNSGDHVAVDFVDGEFTFVTTQRELAGVAAVEAGPTAGSVTPELPAAE; from the coding sequence ATGTTCGAACGCTTTACCGACCGCGCCCGTCGCGTTGTCGTCCTGGCCCAGGAAGAGGCCAAGATGCTCAACCACAACTACATCGGCACCGAGCACATCCTCCTCGGCCTCATCCACGAGGGCGAGGGCGTCGCCGCCAAGGCCCTCGAGTCGCTCAACATCTCGCTCGACGCCGTGCGCGAGCAGGTGCAGGACATCATCGGTCAGGGCCAGCAGCAGCCGACCGGCCACATCCCCTTCACGCCCCGCGCGAAGAAGGTGCTCGAGCTGAGCCTGCGCGAGGCGCTGCAGCTCGGCCACAACTACATCGGCACCGAGCACATCCTGCTCGGCCTGATCCGCGAGGGCGAGGGCGTCGCCGCCCAGGTGCTCGTCAAGCTGGGCGCCGACCTCAACCGCGTGCGCCAGCAGGTCATCCAGCTGCTCTCGGGCTACCAGGGCAAGGAGGCCGTCGCCGTCGGCGGCGAGACCACCAGCGGCAGCGACAAGGGCTCGCAGGTGCTCGACCAGTTCGGCCGCAACCTCACCCAGGCCGCCCGCGAGGGCAAGCTCGACCCCGTCATCGGGCGCGAGAAGGAGGCCGAGCGGGTCATGCAGATCCTCTCGCGCCGCTCGAAGAACAACCCCGTGCTGATCGGCGAGCCCGGCGTCGGCAAGACCGCCGTCGTCGAGGGCCTCGCGCAGGCCATCGTCAAGGGCGAGGTGCCCGAGACGCTCAAGGACAAGCAGCTCTACTCGCTCGACCTCGGCTCGCTCATCGCCGGAAGCCGCTACCGCGGCGACTTCGAGGAGCGCCTCAAGAAGGTCACGAAGGAGATCCGCACCCGCGGCGACATCATCGTCTTCATCGACGAGATCCACACCCTGGTGGGTGCGGGTGCCGCCGAGGGCGCGATCGATGCGGCGAGCATCCTGAAGCCGCTGCTGGCCCGCGGCGAGCTGCAGACCATCGGCGCGACCACGCTCGACGAGTACCGCAAGCACTTCGAGAAGGATGCCGCTCTCGAGCGCCGCTTCCAGCCGGTGCAGGTGCACGAGCCCTCGCTGCCGCACTCGATCAACATCCTCAAGGGGCTGCGCGACAAGTACGAGGCGTTCCACAAGGTCTCGATCACCGATGGCGCCATCGTCTCGGCCGTCAACCTCGCCGACCGCTACGTGCAGGATCGCTTCCTGCCCGACAAGGCGATCGACCTGATCGACGAGGCCGGCGCCCGCCTGCGCCTGTCGATCCTCTCCGCGCCGCCCGAGCTGCGCGAGTTCGACGAGAAGATCGCCGGCGTGCGCGCCGACAAGGAGCTCGCGATCGAGAACCAGGACTTCGAGAAGGCCGCGAGCCTGCGCGACGACGAGAAGAAGCTGCTCGGCGAGCGGCTGCGTCTCGAGAAGCAGTGGCGCTCGGGCGAGGCCGGCGTCGGCGGCACCGTCGACGAGGGCGTCATCGCCGAGGTGCTGGCCCAGGCCACGGGCATCCCCGTCTTCAAGCTGACGGAGGAGGAGTCGAGCCGCCTCATCTTCATGGAGAAGGCCCTGCACCAGCGGGTCATCGGCCAGGAGGAGGCCATCTCGGTGCTCGCCAAGACGATCCGCCGCACGCGAGCGGGCCTCAAGGACCCGAAGCGCCCCTCGGGCTCGTTCATCTTCGCCGGGCCCACGGGCGTCGGCAAGACCGAGCTCGCCAAGGCGCTCGCCGAGTTCCTCTTCGACGACGAGGGCGCGCTCATCGCGCTCGACATGTCGGAGTACGGCGAGAAGCACACGGTCTCGCGCCTGTTCGGTGCCCCTCCCGGCTTCGTCGGCTTCGAGGAGGGCGGCCAGCTCACCGAGAAGGTGCGCCGCAAGCCCTTCAGCGTCGTGCTCTTCGACGAGATCGAGAAGGCGCACCCGGACATCTTCAACTCGCTGCTGCAGGTGCTCGAGGAGGGTCGTCTCACCGACGGCCAGGGCCGCGTGGTCGACTTCAAGAACACCGTCATCATCATGACGACGAACCTCGGCACGAAGGACATCACGGGCGGCCCCGTCGGCTTCACGCTGCAGGGCAACAGCGAGGCCAGCTACAGCGCGATGCGCGGCAAGGTCGTCGAGGAGCTCAAGAAGCACTTCAAGCCCGAGTTCCTCAACCGCGTCGACGAGACGATCGTCTTCCCGCAGCTGAACCAGGACGAGCTGCTGCAGATCGTCGACCTGTTCATCAAGCGGCTGCGCGAGCGCATGATGGACCGCGACCTGACGATCGAGGTCAGCACGCCCGCCAAGGCGCAGCTGATCAAGCTCGGCTGGGACCCGTCGCTCGGTGCCCGACCGCTGCGCCGCGCGGTGCAGCACGAGATCGAGGACGCCCTGAGCGAGCGCATCCTGCACGGCACGCTCAACTCGGGCGACCACGTGGCGGTCGACTTCGTCGACGGCGAGTTCACCTTCGTCACGACGCAGCGCGAGCTCGCCGGCGTCGCCGCGGTCGAGGCCGGCCCCACCGCCGGCTCCGTCACGCCGGAGCTGCCCGCGGCCGAGTAG
- a CDS encoding helix-turn-helix domain-containing protein: MAPAPSDEEETGIHCRLDELLEQRGMTLTRLSELVGVSVVNLSVLKNDRARAIRYSTLRAICDALECEVGELLVLDGR, encoded by the coding sequence ATGGCGCCCGCGCCCTCCGACGAGGAGGAGACGGGCATCCACTGCCGGCTCGACGAACTGCTCGAGCAGCGCGGCATGACCCTCACCCGGCTGAGCGAGCTCGTCGGCGTGAGCGTCGTCAACCTGTCGGTGCTGAAGAACGACCGGGCCCGCGCGATCCGCTACTCGACGCTGCGGGCGATCTGCGACGCGCTCGAGTGCGAGGTCGGCGAGCTGCTCGTGCTCGACGGGCGCTGA
- a CDS encoding pirin family protein, producing the protein MSNLEPDPDELLASPTSTLSPAPQLLEPRDVPLGGVRAMTVRRTLPQRERSLIGAWCFLDHYGPDDVEATGGMVVPPHPHTGLQTVSWLFEGEIEHHDSTGAHQLVRPGELNLMTAGRGIQHSEVSTPEARRLHGAQLWVALPDGDRGIPPFFEHTEPQPVRVGEATVRVFIGALPGVGEPAPARVFSPLLGAQLDLPAGAAVELAVDPAFEHGLLVDAGHPSLDGTSIPAHRLAYTAPGRASLRIEAGAEPLRALLIGGAPLGESIVMWWNFIGRDHDEIVAARAEWQGEVIDATREAAVFGSVPGWEGRALPAPELPGIRLKPRG; encoded by the coding sequence GTGAGCAACCTCGAGCCCGACCCCGACGAGCTGCTCGCCTCGCCCACCAGCACGCTCTCGCCGGCGCCCCAGCTGCTGGAGCCCCGCGACGTGCCCCTCGGCGGCGTGCGCGCCATGACGGTGCGCCGCACCCTGCCGCAGCGCGAGCGCAGCCTCATCGGCGCGTGGTGCTTCCTCGACCACTACGGCCCCGACGACGTCGAGGCGACCGGCGGCATGGTCGTGCCGCCGCATCCGCACACGGGCCTGCAGACGGTGAGCTGGCTGTTCGAGGGCGAGATCGAGCACCACGACTCGACGGGCGCGCACCAGCTCGTGCGCCCGGGCGAGCTCAACCTCATGACGGCCGGCCGCGGCATCCAGCACAGCGAGGTCTCGACGCCCGAGGCCCGCCGCCTGCACGGCGCCCAGCTCTGGGTCGCCCTGCCGGACGGCGACCGCGGCATCCCTCCCTTCTTCGAGCACACCGAGCCGCAGCCCGTGCGCGTCGGCGAGGCGACCGTGCGCGTCTTCATCGGCGCGCTGCCGGGCGTCGGCGAGCCGGCCCCGGCCCGCGTCTTCAGCCCGCTGCTCGGCGCGCAGCTCGACCTGCCGGCCGGCGCCGCGGTCGAGCTGGCCGTCGATCCGGCGTTCGAGCACGGCCTGCTGGTGGATGCCGGGCACCCGTCCCTCGACGGCACGAGCATCCCGGCCCACCGCCTCGCCTACACGGCGCCGGGCCGCGCGAGCCTGCGCATCGAGGCCGGAGCCGAGCCGCTGCGCGCCCTGCTCATCGGCGGGGCGCCGCTCGGCGAGTCGATCGTCATGTGGTGGAACTTCATCGGCCGCGACCACGACGAGATCGTCGCCGCGCGGGCCGAGTGGCAGGGCGAGGTCATCGACGCGACGCGCGAGGCGGCCGTGTTCGGCT